From the genome of Sphingobacterium sp. UGAL515B_05:
GTAACCGAAATGTTTCGTGATCCAAGCTTTTTCGCAAATCTTCGCCATGAAATCCTTCCAAAATTGCGTACTTCGCCCTTTATCCGCATCTGGATAGCGGGCTGTGCAACAGGTGAGGAAGCGTACTCGCTGGCAATTTTATTGCAAGAAGAAAATCTATTGCACAAATCATTGATCTATGGCACCGATATCAACCCCTCGGTGCTTGAGCAGGCAAAGAAGGCTGTCATCTCGATGGCAAATCTAAAATCTTATGTTGAAAATTATCAGCTTTCGGGCGGTAAAGCTGATTTTTCATCGTACTATACCGCGAACTATAACTGGGTAAAACTCAATTCCACGTTGCGGGAACGTATTGTTTTTGCATCTCACAACTTGGTGAGTGATGCTTCTTTTAATGCTTTTCAGCTGATTCTATGTCGCAATGTGCTGATCTATTTTGACACAGAGCTGCAGGCCAGGGTATTGTCCCTTTTTGATGAAAGCCTCGAAACATTCGGCTACCTTGCCTTAGGCAGTCAGGAGACACTGCGCTTTTCTGCGCTGGCACACTGCTATAATCAGGTGGGCAATGAAAAGATATGGCGAAAGGTAAAGTAGACTTGTAGGGGATTTTTACTTGAACTAAATTTAAAAAATAGCCTATTAAAAAAAATAAAGTATCTTAGTAGGATTGGAGGAAAAATGACTAAAATTCTTTTAGTTGATGACCAT
Proteins encoded in this window:
- a CDS encoding protein-glutamate O-methyltransferase CheR, with protein sequence MTTGKKIVSQEQVMILMEDVERLYGYDFTHYTKASLSRRINQLCLLDNFASFAELRYRVVHDPEYMQRFVEKMTVNVTEMFRDPSFFANLRHEILPKLRTSPFIRIWIAGCATGEEAYSLAILLQEENLLHKSLIYGTDINPSVLEQAKKAVISMANLKSYVENYQLSGGKADFSSYYTANYNWVKLNSTLRERIVFASHNLVSDASFNAFQLILCRNVLIYFDTELQARVLSLFDESLETFGYLALGSQETLRFSALAHCYNQVGNEKIWRKVK